Proteins encoded in a region of the Pseudomonas denitrificans (nom. rej.) genome:
- a CDS encoding phage infection protein produces MKRQIALSLALTSLMSASAVFAAPAILNNGPRSLPQHEHQLQQKSAEARVAENGSDRTIDRLHKQMDDARVADNGSERTIDRLHKQMDDARVADNGSERTIDRLHKQMDDARVADNGSERTIDRLHKQMDDVRVAENGSEHTIDKLHSNMVAESGGDTVFDAHLKRVS; encoded by the coding sequence ATGAAACGCCAGATCGCCCTCAGCCTTGCACTCACTTCCCTGATGTCCGCCAGCGCCGTCTTCGCCGCCCCGGCCATCCTCAACAACGGCCCGCGCTCCCTTCCGCAACACGAACACCAGCTGCAGCAGAAGAGCGCTGAAGCCCGTGTCGCCGAAAACGGCTCCGACCGCACCATCGACCGCCTGCACAAGCAGATGGACGACGCCCGCGTTGCCGACAATGGCTCCGAGCGCACCATCGATCGCCTGCACAAGCAGATGGACGATGCCCGCGTTGCCGACAACGGCTCCGAGCGCACCATCGATCGCCTGCACAAGCAAATGGACGATGCCCGCGTTGCCGACAACGGCTCCGAGCGCACCATCGACCGCCTGCACAAGCAGATGGATGACGTCCGCGTAGCCGAGAACGGCTCCGAGCACACCATCGACAAGCTGCACAGCAACATGGTCGCCGAGTCCGGTGGTGACACCGTGTTCGATGCCCACCTCAAGCGTGTTTCCTGA
- a CDS encoding DUF6868 family protein encodes MPLLDLKPFLLYCTLINYVILLVWFAAFTLAHDFVYRLHSRWFTLPVEQFDAIHYGGMAVYKIGVLLLNLVPLLALYMLS; translated from the coding sequence ATGCCGCTCCTGGACCTGAAACCCTTCCTGCTCTACTGCACCCTGATCAACTACGTCATCCTGCTGGTCTGGTTCGCCGCCTTCACCCTCGCCCACGACTTCGTCTACCGCCTGCATTCGCGCTGGTTCACCCTGCCAGTCGAGCAGTTCGACGCGATTCATTACGGCGGCATGGCCGTCTACAAGATCGGCGTCCTGCTGCTCAACCTGGTGCCACTGCTGGCGCTGTACATGCTTTCCTGA
- a CDS encoding ferritin-like domain-containing protein: MNQAQLTDVQTLRQRARQNIEDGAVTEGYHADRKTVLRLLNESLATELVCYLRYKRHYFMATGLKASVAAAEFLEHATQELQHADLLAERIMQLGGEPDFNPHGLTERSHAEYVAGANLREMITENLVAERIAIDSYREIVVYLGDDDPTTRRLFEEILAQEEEHADDMADLLQDLK; encoded by the coding sequence ATGAACCAGGCACAACTGACCGACGTCCAGACCCTGCGCCAGAGGGCGCGCCAGAACATCGAGGACGGCGCAGTGACCGAGGGCTACCATGCCGACCGCAAGACCGTGCTGCGTCTGCTCAATGAGTCGCTGGCCACCGAACTGGTCTGTTACCTGCGCTACAAGCGCCACTACTTCATGGCCACCGGGCTGAAGGCCAGCGTGGCCGCCGCCGAATTCCTCGAGCACGCCACCCAGGAACTGCAGCACGCCGACCTGCTGGCCGAGCGCATCATGCAGCTGGGCGGCGAGCCGGACTTCAATCCCCACGGGCTGACCGAGCGCTCCCACGCCGAATACGTGGCCGGCGCCAACCTGCGCGAGATGATCACCGAGAACCTGGTCGCCGAACGCATCGCCATCGACAGCTACCGCGAGATCGTCGTCTACCTGGGCGACGACGACCCGACCACGCGCCGCCTGTTCGAGGAGATCCTCGCCCAGGAGGAAGAACACGCCGACGACATGGCCGACCTGCTCCAGGACCTGAAGTAA
- a CDS encoding fatty acid desaturase family protein, whose product MSMREDRDLSAAELAAFGAELDALRQRTLHDLGEKDARYIRRIRAAVRFCCWSGRVLLMAGWFPPTWLLGTFLLGLGKILENMELGHNVMHGQYDWMNDPEFSGRSYEWDIVGPADFWRHTHNHVHHTYTNVLGMDDDVGYGVVRLFPEQRWKPFYRWQPLWVTLQALLFQYAVAVQHLRLDKYVKGRMSKEELRPLLRQFNAKVGRQWVKDYLVFPLLGLFTGAFGAVLLGNVIANLMRNLWTFTVIFCGHFTEKAAVFPPEVVQGETRGHWYLRQLRGSSNLEGGPLFHILTGNLSHQIEHHLYPDLPARRYAQLSKEVQAIAARYGQIYNSGRLSAQFATVLKRIWIHRRPTQPAIA is encoded by the coding sequence ATGTCCATGCGCGAAGATCGCGACCTCAGCGCCGCCGAACTGGCGGCCTTCGGTGCCGAGCTGGACGCCCTGCGCCAGCGCACACTGCATGACCTGGGCGAAAAAGACGCCCGCTACATCCGTCGCATCCGCGCGGCGGTGCGCTTCTGCTGCTGGAGCGGCCGTGTGCTGCTGATGGCCGGCTGGTTCCCGCCGACCTGGCTGCTGGGCACCTTCCTGCTCGGGCTGGGCAAGATCCTGGAGAACATGGAGCTGGGCCATAACGTCATGCATGGCCAGTACGACTGGATGAACGATCCGGAATTCTCCGGGCGCAGCTACGAATGGGACATCGTCGGCCCTGCGGACTTCTGGCGGCACACGCACAACCATGTGCATCACACCTACACCAACGTGCTGGGCATGGACGACGATGTGGGCTACGGCGTGGTGCGGCTGTTCCCCGAGCAGAGGTGGAAGCCGTTCTACCGCTGGCAGCCGCTCTGGGTGACGCTGCAGGCGCTGCTGTTCCAGTACGCCGTGGCGGTGCAGCATCTGCGCCTGGACAAGTACGTGAAGGGGCGGATGAGCAAGGAAGAGTTGCGCCCGCTGCTGCGCCAGTTCAACGCCAAGGTCGGGCGCCAGTGGGTGAAGGACTACCTGGTGTTCCCGCTGCTCGGCCTGTTCACCGGCGCCTTCGGCGCGGTGCTGCTGGGCAACGTCATCGCCAATCTGATGCGCAACCTGTGGACCTTCACCGTGATCTTCTGCGGCCACTTCACCGAGAAGGCGGCGGTATTCCCGCCCGAGGTGGTGCAGGGGGAGACGCGTGGCCACTGGTACCTGCGCCAGCTGCGCGGGTCGAGCAACCTGGAAGGCGGCCCGCTGTTCCATATCCTCACCGGCAACCTCAGCCACCAGATCGAGCACCACCTCTATCCGGACCTGCCGGCGCGCCGCTATGCACAGCTGTCGAAGGAGGTGCAGGCGATTGCCGCGCGCTACGGCCAGATCTACAACAGCGGCCGCCTGTCGGCGCAGTTCGCCACAGTGCTCAAGCGCATCTGGATCCATCGCCGACCGACACAGCCGGCGATCGCCTGA
- a CDS encoding ferredoxin reductase, whose protein sequence is MSLLPFAGLRFLSPLLSPLRALVRGQWLRESDVDAALRACNRGWSLRRVFARVEARQWVADDMLELRLRPNAHWRGARPGQHLQLFVERDGVRHSRSYSLSRVAEDGCLEFAVKLQPGGRISTFLLQQLCVGEVLELGLPDGDLSWPTDDQGVLLLAAGSGLTPLLGLLREALARGYGGPVTLLHYVRQRGQKAFVDGLQALARQYPNLELRWALSGDAARDGELSGRFQRDHVADLDGRHVLACGPGGFVETVRQALGASSRSLQVESFSPPAWDGQEPAKAVSLSFSRSALQVAGDSRRSLLEQAESHGLRPVHGCRQGVCTSCTCTLVSGCVRDLRSGELFSEPGQPIRICVSAPQGDLTVDL, encoded by the coding sequence TGCGCGCCTGCAACCGTGGCTGGTCGCTGCGCCGGGTGTTCGCGCGGGTCGAGGCGCGCCAGTGGGTGGCGGACGACATGCTCGAACTGCGCCTGCGCCCCAACGCGCACTGGCGCGGCGCGCGGCCCGGCCAGCACCTGCAGTTGTTCGTCGAGCGCGACGGTGTGCGCCACAGCCGCAGCTACAGCCTGAGCCGCGTCGCCGAGGACGGCTGCCTGGAGTTCGCCGTGAAGCTGCAGCCGGGCGGGCGCATATCCACCTTCCTGCTGCAGCAATTGTGCGTCGGTGAAGTGCTGGAGCTGGGCCTGCCGGACGGCGACCTGAGCTGGCCGACCGACGACCAGGGCGTGCTGCTGCTGGCCGCGGGCAGTGGCCTGACACCCTTGCTCGGCTTGCTGCGCGAGGCGCTGGCGCGCGGCTACGGTGGCCCGGTAACGCTGCTGCATTACGTTCGACAGCGCGGCCAGAAGGCCTTCGTCGATGGGCTTCAGGCGCTGGCGCGGCAGTACCCGAATCTCGAACTGCGCTGGGCGTTGAGCGGCGATGCCGCGCGGGACGGCGAGTTGTCCGGACGCTTCCAGCGCGATCATGTGGCCGACCTGGATGGCCGCCACGTGCTGGCCTGCGGCCCTGGCGGCTTCGTCGAAACGGTGCGCCAGGCGCTGGGCGCGAGCAGCCGCAGCCTGCAGGTGGAAAGCTTCAGCCCGCCGGCCTGGGACGGGCAAGAGCCGGCAAAGGCCGTGAGTCTGAGCTTCTCCCGCAGCGCGTTGCAGGTGGCTGGCGATAGCCGCCGCAGCCTGTTGGAGCAGGCCGAATCCCACGGCCTGCGCCCGGTGCACGGCTGCCGCCAGGGCGTCTGCACCAGTTGCACCTGCACGCTGGTCAGCGGCTGCGTGCGCGACTTGCGCAGCGGCGAGCTGTTCAGCGAACCGGGCCAGCCCATCCGTATCTGCGTCAGCGCGCCCCAGGGCGACCTGACCGTCGATCTCTGA
- a CDS encoding MFS transporter: MFSPLVTFPALYTATLLMLAGSGLFTTYMGLRLTQEGVSDLWVGGLMAAYYFGLVCGGKFGHKLIAGFGHIRSYVACAGMATVIVLIHALVSQLEVWIVLRFVMGAVMMNQYMVIESWLNEQAEGHQRGKVFAGYMVAVDAGLVVGQGLLALSPALDYKPLLLVAMCFSSCLIPLALTRRVHPAKLVAAPLEIGFFWKRVPQSLGTIFVAGLMVGAFYGLAPVYAARNGLDTAQSSFFVGMCIVAGFCAQWPLGWLSDRVNRSWLIRANALLLCLAAVPMWGLIELPYTLLLANGFVTGMLLFTLYPLAVALGNDHVEQSRRVALSAMLLTTYGVGACIGPLFAGAMMRHFGPGMFYMLVSAYALILIFWVQPKRVTGVHRVDEAPLHHVAMPDTVSPMAAALDPRVEEVPEELVVEAPASIGRSDGEPDAGETKL, from the coding sequence ATGTTCAGCCCGCTCGTCACGTTTCCCGCGCTCTACACCGCCACGCTGTTGATGCTCGCCGGCTCCGGCCTGTTCACCACCTACATGGGCCTGCGCCTGACCCAGGAAGGCGTCAGCGACCTCTGGGTCGGCGGCCTGATGGCGGCGTACTACTTCGGCCTGGTCTGTGGTGGCAAGTTCGGCCACAAGCTGATCGCCGGCTTCGGCCACATTCGCTCCTACGTCGCCTGCGCCGGCATGGCCACGGTGATCGTGCTGATCCACGCGCTGGTTTCGCAGCTGGAGGTGTGGATCGTCCTGCGCTTCGTGATGGGCGCGGTCATGATGAACCAGTACATGGTGATCGAGAGCTGGCTCAACGAGCAGGCCGAAGGGCACCAGCGCGGCAAGGTGTTCGCCGGCTACATGGTGGCGGTGGACGCCGGCCTGGTCGTTGGCCAGGGCTTGCTGGCGCTGAGCCCGGCGCTGGATTACAAGCCGCTGCTGCTGGTCGCCATGTGCTTCTCGTCGTGCCTGATCCCGCTGGCGCTGACCCGTCGCGTCCACCCGGCCAAGCTGGTGGCGGCGCCGCTGGAGATCGGCTTCTTCTGGAAGCGCGTGCCGCAATCGCTGGGCACCATCTTCGTCGCCGGCCTGATGGTCGGCGCGTTCTACGGCCTGGCGCCGGTGTATGCGGCGCGCAACGGCCTGGACACCGCGCAGTCGAGCTTCTTCGTCGGCATGTGCATCGTCGCCGGCTTCTGTGCGCAGTGGCCGCTGGGGTGGTTGTCGGACCGGGTCAACCGCAGCTGGCTGATCCGCGCCAACGCCTTGCTGCTGTGCCTGGCTGCAGTGCCGATGTGGGGGCTGATCGAACTGCCCTATACGCTGCTGCTGGCGAACGGCTTCGTCACCGGCATGTTGCTGTTCACCCTCTATCCACTGGCGGTGGCGCTGGGCAATGACCACGTCGAGCAATCGCGCCGGGTGGCGCTGTCGGCCATGCTGCTGACGACCTACGGCGTCGGCGCCTGCATCGGCCCGCTGTTCGCCGGCGCGATGATGCGTCACTTCGGGCCGGGCATGTTCTACATGCTGGTCTCGGCCTATGCGCTGATCCTGATCTTCTGGGTGCAACCCAAGCGCGTCACCGGTGTGCACCGCGTCGACGAGGCGCCGCTGCACCACGTGGCCATGCCCGACACCGTCAGCCCGATGGCCGCCGCGCTGGACCCGCGTGTCGAGGAAGTGCCGGAGGAACTGGTGGTGGAAGCGCCGGCGAGCATTGGTCGCTCCGATGGCGAGCCGGATGCTGGCGAGACGAAGCTCTGA